A single Desulfuromonadales bacterium DNA region contains:
- a CDS encoding DUF948 domain-containing protein has protein sequence MPMQIDIVALFAAILLLIVVIYLVPMLIQVRNAAQRCDEFLREAQRDLLPMLRELRETTEHLNRAAGKVEEGMGKAAFLADSLEQVGESIHSVNSFLRHDVGRYAGNLASLWLGMRSASKVFLKQLVKEKGR, from the coding sequence ATGCCGATGCAGATTGACATTGTAGCGCTGTTCGCTGCCATCTTGCTGCTTATCGTCGTCATCTATCTGGTGCCGATGCTGATCCAGGTCCGCAACGCTGCTCAGCGTTGCGACGAATTCCTTCGCGAAGCCCAGCGCGACCTGCTGCCGATGCTGCGGGAATTGCGGGAGACTACAGAACACCTCAACCGCGCCGCGGGCAAGGTGGAGGAGGGAATGGGCAAGGCCGCTTTTCTCGCCGATTCGCTTGAGCAGGTGGGCGAGTCGATCCACAGCGTCAACAGCTTTCTGCGCCACGATGTCGGACGGTATGCCGGCAACCTGGCTAGCCTCTGGCTGGGTATGCGCTCGGCCAGCAAGGTTTTTCTCAAACAATTGGTCAAAGAAAAAGGGAGGTGA
- a CDS encoding pitrilysin family protein, which produces MMRCRNILLPLFLLALLLPGCAPSLREVRPDRLAFPPLVFHVPQVETVELPNGIRLYLKEDRELPLVQVTAMLDAGSIGDPADKTGLGGLFAAALRTGGAGDTTPDALDRTLERLAADLSVVTDIYATTFDLSLQAGDLEAGMGILADLLRRPAFAPERLELARKQAIEGIRRQNDEPEAIASRALSRAIYGDHPLGRTPTVATVSAIRRDDLIDFHRRYFHPNNLWLAISGDFDRTALLALIERTLGDWPRAAFTPQAVPAVTASPAPMVLVGQKDVPQTTVLIGELGIDKSAPDLHAVRVMNFILGGGGFNSRLMREVRSNRGLAYSVYSYFQVGRRLPGPFIAGCETKSASTIEVVRLLRRLMAEMREEPVSAGELALARESLVNSFVFGFTDSHEVVSQLLRLDFYGYPAGYLETYRDRVAAVTAEDVLAAARNRLHPDRQPVILVGEVSAFDAAPADLGLPVTPIPTED; this is translated from the coding sequence ATGATGCGCTGCCGGAACATCCTGCTTCCCCTTTTTCTCCTGGCCCTGCTGCTGCCCGGCTGCGCGCCTTCCCTGCGGGAGGTGCGCCCCGACCGACTCGCCTTCCCGCCGCTGGTTTTCCATGTGCCGCAGGTGGAAACGGTCGAACTGCCCAACGGTATCCGCCTCTATCTCAAGGAGGATCGCGAACTCCCGCTGGTGCAGGTAACCGCCATGCTGGACGCCGGCTCGATCGGCGATCCCGCGGATAAAACCGGCCTGGGCGGCCTGTTCGCCGCCGCGCTGCGGACCGGAGGGGCAGGCGACACCACCCCCGATGCGCTCGACCGGACCCTGGAGCGGCTGGCCGCCGACCTCAGCGTCGTGACCGATATTTACGCCACCACCTTCGATCTCTCGCTGCAGGCGGGCGACCTGGAGGCGGGGATGGGCATCCTGGCCGACCTGTTGCGCCGGCCCGCCTTTGCTCCGGAACGGCTGGAACTGGCCCGCAAGCAGGCGATCGAAGGGATCCGCCGGCAGAACGACGAGCCGGAGGCGATCGCCTCCCGGGCGCTTTCCCGGGCCATTTACGGCGACCATCCCCTCGGCCGGACACCGACGGTGGCGACGGTATCCGCCATCCGGCGCGACGACCTGATCGATTTCCATCGCCGCTATTTCCATCCCAACAACCTTTGGCTGGCGATTTCCGGCGATTTCGACCGGACGGCGCTGCTCGCGCTCATCGAGCGGACGCTGGGCGACTGGCCGCGGGCCGCTTTCACCCCGCAGGCCGTCCCAGCCGTTACCGCCTCCCCGGCGCCGATGGTGCTGGTGGGACAGAAGGATGTTCCGCAGACCACGGTCCTGATCGGCGAACTTGGCATCGACAAGTCGGCTCCCGATCTGCATGCGGTGCGGGTGATGAACTTCATTCTCGGTGGCGGCGGCTTCAATTCGCGGCTGATGCGGGAGGTCCGTTCCAATCGCGGCCTGGCCTATTCGGTCTATTCCTATTTCCAGGTCGGACGGCGCCTGCCCGGACCGTTCATTGCCGGCTGCGAGACCAAGAGCGCCTCGACCATCGAAGTAGTCCGGCTGCTGCGCCGGCTGATGGCGGAGATGCGGGAGGAGCCGGTTTCGGCCGGGGAGCTCGCCCTGGCGCGGGAGAGCCTGGTCAATTCCTTCGTCTTCGGTTTCACCGACAGCCATGAGGTGGTCAGCCAGCTCCTGCGGCTCGATTTCTACGGCTATCCTGCCGGATACCTGGAGACCTACCGCGACCGGGTCGCGGCGGTGACGGCCGAGGATGTACTGGCCGCCGCCCGTAACCGGCTGCACCCCGACCGGCAGCCGGTGATCCTGGTAGGGGAGGTGAGCGCCTTCGATGCCGCCCCGGCCGATCTCGGCCTGCCGGTGACGCCGATTCCCACCGAGGATTAG
- a CDS encoding PAS domain S-box protein codes for MLGENISSNAKKAAIKVAAIYAFAAGLWIQFSDRFLLWYFDDPASLTRMQTAKGWVFVLITALLLAWLVRHTTREAYLGRELFDEVISNIPIYVFWKDREGRYLGCNQRFASVAGVGSKENIVGKTDYDLTWRREEVESRRRYDRVVMEKRVPLLDVEETQLQPDGKEAVFLTSRVPLANEWGEVAGVLAICADITQRKRAEKELRESRDRAQAILLASLDAIVEMDEKGIITGWNPQAEEMFGWPVEEAVGKRLSETIIPPPIREAHEKGLKHFLQTGEGPILNRRIEVMARHRDGHEFPVQLAVTPILLRGTHTFTAFIEDISERRKAEEALRESDRMKTEFVTAVAQEFSAPLTSTQEFCQLLMTREDLSSAEQREFVSSICQRSVGLAKIVADILDIAHIEAGHDLSLDLTPCTVKEIFSQAKPFLATWSTRHRLDITLAEEGTLLNVDKAKMGQILENIISNAIKYSPEGRLVRIRGDRVSQGYRISVADEGIGMTEEQAAKVFEKFYRADAPRTAGGGVGLGMSIVKHIVEAFGGEIRVESALGRGTTVSVTLPVAAP; via the coding sequence ATGTTGGGTGAGAACATTTCCAGCAATGCAAAAAAGGCTGCCATCAAGGTCGCTGCGATCTATGCCTTTGCGGCCGGGCTGTGGATTCAATTCTCCGATCGCTTCCTCTTGTGGTATTTCGACGACCCTGCCAGTCTGACCCGCATGCAGACCGCCAAGGGGTGGGTTTTTGTTTTAATCACGGCACTGCTGCTCGCCTGGTTGGTTCGGCATACCACCAGGGAAGCGTATCTTGGGCGAGAGTTGTTCGATGAGGTCATTTCCAATATCCCCATCTACGTTTTCTGGAAAGACAGAGAGGGCCGGTACCTCGGGTGCAACCAGAGATTTGCCAGCGTGGCCGGGGTCGGAAGCAAGGAAAACATTGTCGGCAAGACCGACTATGACCTCACCTGGCGAAGGGAGGAGGTGGAATCGCGCCGACGATATGACCGCGTGGTCATGGAAAAAAGGGTGCCGCTGCTCGATGTCGAGGAGACCCAGCTTCAGCCGGACGGCAAGGAGGCCGTATTTTTGACGAGCCGGGTCCCCCTGGCGAACGAGTGGGGCGAGGTGGCAGGTGTGCTCGCCATTTGTGCCGACATTACCCAGCGCAAGCGCGCAGAAAAGGAGCTGCGGGAGAGCCGGGACCGGGCGCAGGCAATCCTGCTGGCCTCCCTCGATGCCATCGTGGAGATGGACGAGAAGGGCATCATCACCGGCTGGAATCCCCAGGCCGAGGAGATGTTCGGCTGGCCGGTCGAAGAGGCCGTGGGCAAACGGCTATCCGAGACCATCATCCCCCCTCCCATACGCGAGGCGCACGAGAAGGGGCTGAAGCACTTTTTGCAGACGGGCGAAGGCCCGATTCTGAACCGGCGCATCGAGGTCATGGCCCGGCATCGGGACGGCCATGAATTCCCCGTTCAACTTGCGGTCACGCCCATCCTGCTGCGCGGTACCCATACCTTCACCGCTTTCATCGAGGACATCTCCGAGCGCAGGAAGGCTGAGGAGGCCTTGCGGGAAAGCGATCGGATGAAGACCGAATTCGTCACCGCGGTAGCCCAGGAATTCAGTGCCCCCCTGACCTCGACGCAGGAATTTTGCCAGCTGTTGATGACCCGGGAAGATCTTTCTTCCGCTGAGCAACGGGAGTTTGTCAGCTCAATTTGCCAAAGGTCTGTCGGCTTGGCGAAGATCGTGGCAGATATTCTCGATATCGCCCATATCGAGGCGGGGCATGACCTCTCGCTGGACCTGACTCCGTGTACGGTGAAGGAAATTTTCAGCCAGGCGAAGCCTTTCCTGGCAACCTGGAGCACCCGGCATCGGCTGGACATCACCCTTGCCGAAGAGGGAACCCTGCTGAATGTCGACAAGGCCAAGATGGGTCAGATACTGGAGAACATCATCAGCAACGCCATCAAATATTCCCCCGAAGGGAGGCTGGTCCGGATTCGGGGCGACCGGGTGTCGCAGGGTTACCGGATTTCCGTCGCTGATGAGGGCATCGGCATGACGGAGGAACAAGCCGCCAAGGTGTTCGAGAAATTCTACCGGGCCGACGCGCCCCGGACGGCTGGCGGCGGTGTCGGCCTGGGGATGAGCATCGTCAAGCACATCGTCGAGGCCTTCGGCGGGGAAATTCGCGTGGAGAGCGCCTTGGGCCGGGGAACGACGGTGAGCGTCACCCTGCCCGTGGCCGCCCCCTAG
- the sppA gene encoding signal peptide peptidase SppA → MRVLLSILSILILAGCAFVKVNVAAEPGKLTEQVVEGKGRAKIAVVDITGIISLAPFGFDRFSKRPPLVPRLKEELERIIKDDKVVGVVVRIDSPGGSVTASDILYHELRRVREKRKIPVVACIMDKGFSGGFYAALAADEIMAHPTSVLGGVGVISFKLTVAELLEKWGVEISTVRSGPLKDFWSPLRQSRPEETALMQAITDRLHGRFMSLLTESRRLSPEAQKAVATGRIFDAGEAMEIGLIDRIGYLEDAVSRTRELAGVTDARVILYRSEGAFAGNIYTTAPYLPLKFGALESGVEELFSPGFRYQYLP, encoded by the coding sequence ATGCGCGTGCTGCTCAGCATCCTGTCGATCCTCATCCTCGCCGGCTGTGCCTTCGTCAAGGTCAATGTCGCCGCCGAGCCGGGGAAATTAACGGAGCAGGTGGTGGAGGGGAAGGGGCGGGCGAAGATCGCCGTGGTCGACATCACCGGCATCATCTCCCTCGCCCCCTTCGGCTTCGACCGCTTCAGCAAACGCCCCCCGCTGGTGCCGCGGCTCAAGGAAGAACTGGAGCGCATCATCAAGGACGACAAAGTGGTCGGAGTGGTGGTGCGCATCGACAGCCCGGGCGGTTCGGTGACGGCTAGCGATATCCTCTACCACGAACTGCGGCGGGTGCGCGAGAAGAGGAAGATCCCGGTGGTCGCCTGTATCATGGACAAGGGATTTTCCGGCGGCTTCTACGCGGCGCTGGCGGCCGACGAGATCATGGCGCATCCGACCTCGGTGCTCGGCGGGGTGGGGGTGATCTCTTTCAAGCTCACCGTTGCTGAACTGCTCGAGAAGTGGGGTGTCGAGATCAGCACGGTGCGCAGCGGCCCGCTCAAGGATTTCTGGTCGCCACTGCGGCAGAGCCGTCCGGAAGAAACCGCTCTCATGCAGGCGATCACCGACCGCCTGCACGGACGTTTCATGAGCCTGCTCACCGAGAGCCGTCGTCTCTCTCCCGAAGCGCAGAAGGCGGTGGCTACCGGGCGCATCTTCGACGCCGGCGAGGCCATGGAGATCGGCCTGATCGACCGCATCGGCTACCTGGAGGATGCCGTGTCGCGCACCCGCGAGCTGGCCGGGGTAACCGACGCCCGGGTCATCCTTTATCGAAGCGAGGGAGCCTTTGCCGGCAACATCTACACCACCGCCCCGTATCTGCCGCTCAAATTCGGCGCCCTGGAGAGCGGCGTGGAGGAACTGTTCAGCCCCGGATTCCGTTACCAGTATCTGCCTTGA
- a CDS encoding YkgJ family cysteine cluster protein, producing MESLHNYRTLVERVDALGQRIEAEFRARISCRRGCDACCRHLSLFWVEGVALAQALDDLPESAAEHIRELARRATADGPCPLLEAGACLLYAARPIICRTHGLPLLAGEGEARRIDYCPENFRNIDTLPAGAVIDLDRLNTTLAAINALFVSEAFHGQLPDRERLTIAEALLLEL from the coding sequence ATGGAAAGTCTCCACAACTATCGCACCCTGGTCGAGCGGGTCGATGCCCTGGGCCAGCGCATCGAGGCGGAATTTCGTGCCCGGATTTCCTGCCGGCGGGGTTGTGATGCCTGCTGCCGGCACCTGAGTCTCTTCTGGGTGGAAGGAGTGGCCCTGGCGCAGGCACTGGATGACCTGCCCGAGTCGGCAGCCGAACATATCCGCGAATTAGCCCGCCGGGCCACTGCCGACGGCCCCTGCCCGCTGCTGGAAGCAGGTGCTTGTCTGCTGTACGCGGCGCGGCCGATCATCTGCCGGACGCACGGCCTGCCGCTCCTGGCCGGCGAGGGGGAGGCGCGGCGGATCGACTACTGCCCCGAGAATTTCCGCAACATCGACACCTTGCCCGCAGGCGCGGTGATCGACCTGGATCGTCTCAACACCACGCTGGCTGCCATCAACGCCCTGTTCGTCTCGGAAGCGTTTCATGGACAGCTTCCCGACCGGGAGCGGCTCACCATCGCCGAGGCGTTGCTGCTCGAACTCTGA
- a CDS encoding YihY/virulence factor BrkB family protein encodes MPDWRSKLKRIWVFLSRGIWEIDAHELTRWRLFLLRQAQIASLVARDFFADHCMLRASALTYSTLLSIVPLLALMFALLKGLGVHNILEPLILERLAIGSEQIITAIIRYIDNTNVGQLGAVGIVFLIVSVLTLLSNIEESFNYIWGVKETRSLLRRFADYFSVVTIGPIFLIAAISMTTTIENQAFVKALLDMAFVGEVIFLLFKVLPFVVMWAAFTGLYIFMPNTRVNFRAALVGGIFGGTLWQLAQWFYVNFQVGVSKYNAIYGTLAALPIFMVWIYVSWLIALLGLEITYACQNLRTLRREIRGREVNFASRELVALTVLLVTAETFYRGEKPWELERISAALELPPRLARSVLEELLRLGLLSEVQEGEGREPAYQPGRAPETLQIHEIIESLRADGINYTELRKTPEREVIREVEKKIREAGRQSLEGMTLAELVHRMVRKRERLKKPLAAETLDQDR; translated from the coding sequence ATGCCTGACTGGCGTAGCAAACTGAAGCGGATATGGGTGTTTCTCAGCCGCGGTATCTGGGAGATTGACGCCCATGAACTGACCCGCTGGCGACTGTTTCTGCTGCGCCAGGCGCAGATCGCCTCCCTGGTGGCGCGGGACTTCTTCGCCGACCACTGCATGCTGCGGGCCTCGGCCCTGACCTACTCCACCCTCCTCTCCATCGTACCGCTGCTGGCGCTGATGTTCGCCCTGCTCAAGGGGCTGGGGGTGCATAATATCCTCGAGCCGCTCATCCTCGAGCGCCTCGCCATCGGCTCCGAACAGATCATCACCGCCATCATCCGCTACATCGACAATACCAATGTCGGTCAGCTGGGGGCCGTCGGAATAGTTTTCCTGATCGTCTCGGTGCTGACTCTGCTCTCCAATATCGAGGAAAGTTTCAATTATATCTGGGGGGTCAAGGAGACCCGCAGCCTCCTGCGCCGCTTTGCCGACTATTTTTCGGTGGTCACCATTGGCCCGATTTTTCTGATCGCGGCCATCTCCATGACGACCACCATCGAAAACCAGGCCTTCGTCAAGGCACTTCTCGACATGGCCTTCGTCGGTGAGGTCATTTTCCTCCTCTTCAAGGTGCTCCCCTTCGTGGTGATGTGGGCCGCCTTCACCGGCCTCTACATCTTCATGCCCAACACCCGGGTGAATTTTCGCGCCGCCCTGGTCGGAGGGATTTTCGGCGGCACCCTCTGGCAATTGGCACAATGGTTTTACGTCAACTTTCAGGTCGGCGTCTCCAAGTACAACGCCATCTACGGCACCCTGGCGGCGCTGCCGATCTTCATGGTCTGGATCTACGTCTCCTGGCTGATCGCGCTGCTCGGGCTGGAGATCACCTACGCCTGCCAGAACCTGCGCACCCTGCGCCGTGAAATTCGCGGCCGCGAGGTCAACTTCGCGAGCCGCGAGCTGGTCGCCCTGACCGTTCTGCTGGTGACGGCCGAAACCTTCTACCGGGGCGAGAAGCCCTGGGAGCTGGAGCGGATCTCCGCCGCGCTGGAACTGCCGCCGCGCCTGGCCCGCAGCGTACTGGAAGAGCTGCTGCGGCTCGGCCTGCTCTCCGAGGTCCAGGAAGGCGAGGGGAGAGAGCCGGCCTATCAGCCCGGGCGTGCCCCGGAAACCCTGCAGATCCACGAAATAATCGAGTCTCTCCGGGCCGATGGCATCAACTACACCGAATTGCGCAAGACGCCGGAGCGGGAGGTGATTCGCGAGGTGGAGAAGAAGATCAGGGAGGCGGGGCGGCAGAGCCTGGAAGGGATGACCCTGGCCGAACTGGTGCACAGGATGGTGAGAAAAAGAGAACGGCTGAAAAAACCGCTGGCAGCCGAAACCCTGGATCAGGATCGATAG
- a CDS encoding pitrilysin family protein: MHLTFLRRLGTALPLLLLGATIAFAQPLEEKVREHTFANGLKLLVVERHESPTFAAYITIGVGSVHETSQQRGVAHLLEHMLFKGTRTLGTTDYAREKPLLEEIEKVGSVLDALKHLPEADPQKVAELRERLAKLQQEHQQFVVKDEFSRIYAENGGVGYNAFTSKDLTTYLISLPANKLELWAAIEADRMQNAVLREFYTEREVVREERRRSYESSPDGMLYENLIAAAFTVHPYRHPVIGWDSDISNLSLAETRDFLHRYYAPANTVIALVGDIDTTAAIRMVERYFGPIPPGMPVPSVTAVEPPQRGEKRLHIQFDAQPQLAVAFHKPTLPTRDDYVFDLIDLILANGRTSRLYRSLVLEKELATAVGAYGAPGSRYPNLFVISAVPRHPHTTREVEAAIYAELERLAKEPVSAEELEQARNRLRVDRLRMLQGNDGLSRMLTYYQTVAGDWRYLVTYDREVATITAEEVMAAARTWFTPANRVVATLGKGGEQ, from the coding sequence ATGCACCTGACGTTTCTGCGGCGGCTCGGCACCGCCCTGCCGCTTCTTCTCCTCGGCGCGACGATCGCCTTCGCCCAGCCCCTGGAAGAGAAGGTCCGCGAGCATACCTTCGCCAACGGCCTCAAGCTGCTCGTCGTCGAGCGCCACGAATCGCCGACCTTTGCCGCCTATATCACCATTGGGGTCGGCTCGGTCCATGAGACCAGCCAGCAGCGGGGCGTGGCCCATCTGCTCGAGCACATGCTGTTCAAGGGGACCAGAACCCTGGGGACCACCGATTACGCCCGGGAGAAGCCGCTGCTTGAGGAGATCGAGAAGGTCGGCTCGGTTCTCGATGCGCTGAAGCATCTTCCGGAAGCCGATCCGCAGAAGGTGGCCGAGCTCAGGGAGCGCCTGGCCAAGCTGCAGCAGGAGCACCAGCAGTTCGTGGTCAAGGACGAGTTCTCGCGCATCTACGCCGAAAACGGCGGGGTCGGCTACAACGCCTTCACCAGCAAGGACCTTACCACCTACCTGATTTCGCTTCCCGCCAACAAGCTCGAGCTGTGGGCCGCCATCGAGGCGGACCGGATGCAGAACGCAGTGCTGCGCGAGTTTTACACCGAGCGGGAGGTCGTGCGCGAGGAGCGGCGCCGCTCCTACGAGAGCAGCCCCGACGGCATGCTCTACGAGAATCTCATCGCCGCCGCCTTCACCGTCCATCCCTACCGGCATCCGGTGATCGGCTGGGACTCCGACATCAGCAACCTCTCGCTGGCCGAGACCCGCGACTTTCTGCATCGCTACTACGCCCCGGCCAACACCGTCATCGCCCTGGTCGGCGACATCGACACCACCGCCGCCATCCGGATGGTCGAGCGCTACTTCGGCCCGATCCCGCCGGGGATGCCGGTGCCGTCGGTCACCGCCGTGGAACCTCCCCAGCGGGGTGAGAAGCGCCTGCATATCCAGTTCGACGCCCAGCCCCAGCTCGCTGTCGCTTTCCACAAGCCGACCCTGCCCACGCGCGACGATTACGTCTTCGATCTGATCGACCTGATCCTCGCCAACGGTCGAACCTCCCGTCTCTACCGTTCCCTGGTGCTGGAGAAGGAACTGGCCACCGCCGTCGGCGCCTACGGCGCGCCCGGGTCCCGCTACCCCAACCTCTTCGTGATCTCGGCTGTGCCGCGCCATCCGCACACCACCCGCGAGGTGGAGGCGGCCATCTACGCCGAGCTCGAGCGCCTGGCGAAAGAGCCGGTATCGGCCGAGGAACTCGAGCAGGCCCGCAACCGGCTGCGCGTCGACCGGCTGCGCATGCTGCAGGGGAACGACGGGCTGTCGCGGATGCTGACCTACTACCAGACGGTGGCCGGCGACTGGCGTTATCTGGTCACCTATGACCGGGAGGTGGCGACCATTACCGCCGAAGAAGTGATGGCCGCGGCCCGCACCTGGTTCACCCCCGCCAACCGGGTGGTGGCGACCCTCGGCAAGGGAGGAGAGCAATGA
- a CDS encoding S24 family peptidase: protein MEKSNVSMGERIRQVRQSHGLTQKAFADSLGIAQGFLSSIERGNKVPSATLLIAMTHRYRIEERWLSSGDGESGAGTLPGMNLSPEPSAGKTPLLRRISPDLPHRLDPADIVGYLSLPDSSPDCFALVAYGDFMAPTIQDNDLVLFRLGGNARNGEVVLVNSKWGDIILRRYRIKDDGEWFAPDNSAYSPFQPASNTQMIGVVTAVWRKMKL from the coding sequence ATGGAAAAATCGAATGTTTCAATGGGCGAGCGCATCCGTCAGGTGCGTCAATCCCACGGCCTCACCCAGAAGGCCTTCGCCGACTCATTGGGAATCGCCCAGGGATTTCTGAGCAGTATCGAACGGGGCAATAAAGTCCCTTCGGCTACCCTCCTGATCGCCATGACGCATCGGTATAGGATAGAGGAGCGGTGGCTTTCCTCAGGGGACGGGGAGTCAGGTGCCGGGACCTTGCCCGGCATGAACCTTTCACCGGAACCTTCTGCCGGAAAGACGCCACTGCTCAGACGAATTTCACCGGACCTCCCTCATCGGCTGGATCCGGCCGACATCGTTGGCTACCTCTCCTTGCCCGACAGTTCTCCCGACTGCTTTGCCCTTGTGGCCTACGGTGACTTCATGGCCCCCACCATCCAGGACAATGATCTGGTTCTTTTCAGACTGGGCGGGAATGCCAGAAACGGGGAAGTCGTCCTGGTGAACAGTAAATGGGGCGACATCATCCTGCGCCGTTACCGGATCAAGGACGATGGCGAATGGTTTGCCCCCGACAACAGCGCGTATTCCCCCTTTCAACCGGCCTCGAATACCCAAATGATCGGCGTCGTCACCGCCGTCTGGAGGAAGATGAAATTGTGA
- a CDS encoding UDP-2,3-diacylglucosamine diphosphatase: MRDVFIADAHLLDPADENYRRLLAFLDGLRGQTRTLYLLGDVFEFWVGYRHVVFAPYVPLLEALRRLREGGTEIVCVEGNHDFHLGPYFEEGLGCRVLPDGGEVKIDGRRVFIGHGDLVNPADRGYRLLRRTLRSRPLRWLMQVVPPDWTWSIARWAGRQSRKGHSARKTRWQPEAMLTAHAEGLFAAGYEAVVTGHFHHPLRQETGGKTLVALGDWIDQFSYAVCEDGRFELRTYRS; the protein is encoded by the coding sequence ATGAGAGACGTCTTCATCGCCGATGCCCACCTGCTCGACCCCGCCGACGAAAATTACCGGCGGCTGCTCGCCTTTCTCGACGGACTGCGCGGCCAAACCCGGACTCTCTACCTGCTGGGGGACGTGTTCGAATTCTGGGTCGGCTACCGGCATGTCGTCTTCGCCCCTTACGTACCCCTGCTGGAAGCGCTGCGGCGCCTGCGCGAGGGAGGGACGGAAATCGTCTGCGTCGAAGGGAATCATGACTTCCACCTCGGCCCGTACTTCGAAGAGGGACTTGGCTGCCGGGTCCTGCCGGATGGCGGGGAGGTGAAAATCGACGGCCGCCGGGTCTTCATCGGCCATGGCGACCTGGTCAACCCCGCTGACCGCGGTTACCGGCTGCTGCGACGGACGCTGCGCAGCCGGCCGCTGCGCTGGCTGATGCAGGTGGTGCCTCCCGACTGGACCTGGAGCATCGCCCGCTGGGCCGGCCGGCAGAGCCGCAAGGGACACTCGGCCAGGAAGACCCGCTGGCAGCCGGAAGCGATGCTCACTGCCCACGCGGAGGGGCTCTTTGCCGCAGGGTACGAGGCGGTGGTGACGGGACATTTCCATCACCCGCTGCGGCAGGAGACGGGCGGCAAGACGCTGGTCGCCCTCGGCGACTGGATCGATCAATTCTCCTACGCCGTCTGCGAGGACGGCCGGTTCGAGCTCCGCACCTATCGATCCTGA
- a CDS encoding YtxH domain-containing protein produces MAEDYKCCNSGSVFLAFVMGAAIGGGLALLTAPRSGEETRNKVRGMADDVRRRIKDIAEEAEARIKETIEEGREVLQEKADIVKSAVEAGKEAMEAERAKHQKPA; encoded by the coding sequence ATGGCAGAAGACTACAAATGTTGCAATAGCGGTTCCGTTTTCCTTGCTTTCGTGATGGGCGCTGCCATCGGCGGCGGTCTGGCGCTGCTTACGGCCCCCCGTTCGGGTGAAGAAACCCGCAACAAGGTCCGTGGCATGGCCGACGATGTGCGCCGGCGGATCAAGGACATCGCCGAAGAGGCCGAAGCCAGGATCAAGGAGACCATCGAAGAGGGCCGGGAAGTCCTTCAGGAGAAGGCGGATATCGTCAAGTCGGCGGTCGAGGCCGGCAAGGAAGCGATGGAGGCGGAACGCGCCAAGCACCAGAAACCGGCCTGA
- a CDS encoding TIGR02266 family protein, whose protein sequence is MQDFEMREMGAARASSETDKEMSRTGATRGARDGDGWRKILLAEDIDLFLHLEEAFFTREAVDLLVARTGRKALEMAAAERPDLVLLGLDLPEMKGDECCRRLKESTALRQIPVILVAPNDQPATLKRCLQAGCDDVVTKPINRHLLLQIAGRFLNIVARTPPRASARLRVHYGTGTQKLLVDYSVNLSTGGVFIESRELLPAETPLSLEFCLPEGKQPIRCRGRVAWVNTADRPVSTGLPPGMGVQFLDLRLDDLHTLREFIKKECLHPSW, encoded by the coding sequence ATGCAAGACTTTGAGATGAGGGAAATGGGAGCGGCTCGAGCCTCTTCGGAGACCGACAAGGAGATGAGCCGGACGGGGGCAACGAGGGGGGCTCGAGACGGTGACGGCTGGCGGAAAATCCTGCTGGCTGAGGATATTGACCTTTTCCTGCATCTGGAGGAGGCCTTTTTTACCCGCGAGGCGGTCGACCTGCTGGTCGCCCGGACGGGTCGGAAAGCCTTGGAGATGGCGGCCGCCGAGCGTCCGGATCTGGTGCTGCTGGGTCTGGATTTGCCGGAAATGAAGGGGGACGAATGCTGCCGCCGGCTCAAGGAAAGCACGGCGCTGCGGCAGATTCCCGTGATACTGGTGGCGCCCAATGATCAACCCGCGACCTTGAAGCGTTGTCTGCAGGCCGGCTGCGACGATGTGGTGACGAAACCGATCAACCGCCACCTGCTCTTGCAGATTGCCGGCCGCTTCCTCAATATCGTTGCGCGTACCCCTCCCAGAGCCAGCGCCCGTCTGCGGGTCCATTATGGCACCGGCACGCAGAAGCTGCTGGTCGATTACTCGGTCAACCTGAGCACCGGCGGGGTCTTCATCGAGTCCAGGGAGCTCCTGCCGGCGGAGACGCCGCTCAGTCTCGAGTTCTGCCTTCCGGAGGGCAAACAGCCGATCCGCTGCCGTGGCCGGGTCGCCTGGGTCAATACTGCCGACCGACCCGTCAGTACCGGGCTGCCGCCAGGAATGGGGGTGCAGTTCCTTGATCTGCGCCTCGACGACCTGCACACCTTGCGTGAATTCATCAAGAAAGAATGTCTGCATCCCTCCTGGTAG